One segment of Trachemys scripta elegans isolate TJP31775 chromosome 1, CAS_Tse_1.0, whole genome shotgun sequence DNA contains the following:
- the C1H2orf49 gene encoding ashwin isoform X1, which produces MAARGGGGGGGGGGGGRMDSDLLLHPELLSQEFLRLTLEQKNILVENNAKLDKDGLTNLYVQHAIPLPQRDLPKSRWGKMMEKKRELNETKNESKSVTTVEGLRKRPLIVFDGSSTSTSIKVKKTENGATDRLKPPPAGITADTFRRLSVPSNASTHISASSLSQDVKLETRKNEAKQNSVPVTNSILANLKVPPLTPVAGAAVVKLKRAAPKEESESANDLKPTEAKKKIQHVTWP; this is translated from the exons ATGGCGGcgcggggaggaggcggaggcggcggcggcggcggcggcgggcggATGGACTCGGACCTGTTGCTGCACCCGGAGCTGCTGTCGCAGGAGTTCCTGCGGCTCACTCTGGAGCAG AAGAACATACTAGTTGAAAATAATGCAAAGCTCGACAAAGATGGCCTCACTAATCTCTATGTTCAACATGCCATACCATTGCCTCAGCGGGACTTACCCAAAAGTAGATGGGGGAAAATGATGGAAAAGAAAAGGGAgctaaatgaaacaaaaaatgagaGTAAAAG TGTTACAACTGTGGAAGGCTTACGGAAACGGCCACTAATTGTATTTGATGGCAGTTCAACAAGTACAAGTATAAAAGTGAAAAAGACAGAAAACGGAGCTACTGATCGCCTAAAACCTCCTCCAGCTGGAATCACTGCCGATACTTTTAGGAGATTATCTGTTCCTTCAAATGCCTCAACACACATTTCAGCCTCCAGTTTATCACAGGATGTTAAACTGGAAACTAGGAAGAATGAGGCTAAACAGAACAGTGTTCCAGTGACTAATAGCATATTGGCTAATCTGAAGGTGCCACCTTTGACCCCTGTAGCAGGAGCTGCTGTTGTGAAATTAAAGAGAGCAGCTCCAAAAGAAGAATCTGAATCAGCG AATGACCTAAAACCTACAGAAGCAAAGAAGAAAATCCAGCATGTAACATGGCCATGA
- the C1H2orf49 gene encoding ashwin isoform X2: MQKNILVENNAKLDKDGLTNLYVQHAIPLPQRDLPKSRWGKMMEKKRELNETKNESKSVTTVEGLRKRPLIVFDGSSTSTSIKVKKTENGATDRLKPPPAGITADTFRRLSVPSNASTHISASSLSQDVKLETRKNEAKQNSVPVTNSILANLKVPPLTPVAGAAVVKLKRAAPKEESESANDLKPTEAKKKIQHVTWP, from the exons ATGCAG AAGAACATACTAGTTGAAAATAATGCAAAGCTCGACAAAGATGGCCTCACTAATCTCTATGTTCAACATGCCATACCATTGCCTCAGCGGGACTTACCCAAAAGTAGATGGGGGAAAATGATGGAAAAGAAAAGGGAgctaaatgaaacaaaaaatgagaGTAAAAG TGTTACAACTGTGGAAGGCTTACGGAAACGGCCACTAATTGTATTTGATGGCAGTTCAACAAGTACAAGTATAAAAGTGAAAAAGACAGAAAACGGAGCTACTGATCGCCTAAAACCTCCTCCAGCTGGAATCACTGCCGATACTTTTAGGAGATTATCTGTTCCTTCAAATGCCTCAACACACATTTCAGCCTCCAGTTTATCACAGGATGTTAAACTGGAAACTAGGAAGAATGAGGCTAAACAGAACAGTGTTCCAGTGACTAATAGCATATTGGCTAATCTGAAGGTGCCACCTTTGACCCCTGTAGCAGGAGCTGCTGTTGTGAAATTAAAGAGAGCAGCTCCAAAAGAAGAATCTGAATCAGCG AATGACCTAAAACCTACAGAAGCAAAGAAGAAAATCCAGCATGTAACATGGCCATGA